Proteins encoded together in one Microbacterium sp. ABRD28 window:
- a CDS encoding metal-sensitive transcriptional regulator: MTDTTVAHDHGTDDTHAGPHGYISDKQRYLNRLRRVEGQVRGIQRMVEEEQYCIDILTQISALSSALENVALGLLDDHLKHCVVDAAARGGDEAALKLKEASDAIARLVKA; encoded by the coding sequence ATGACGGACACGACGGTCGCGCACGATCACGGGACGGATGACACGCACGCCGGCCCCCACGGATACATCAGCGACAAGCAGCGCTACCTCAATCGCCTGCGGCGGGTGGAGGGGCAGGTGCGGGGAATCCAGCGGATGGTCGAGGAGGAGCAGTACTGCATCGACATCCTGACCCAGATCTCGGCGCTGAGCTCGGCGCTCGAGAACGTCGCGCTGGGGCTGCTCGACGATCACCTCAAGCACTGCGTCGTCGACGCGGCGGCGCGCGGGGGCGACGAGGCGGCGCTGAAGCTCAAAGAGGCGTCGGACGCGATCGCGCGGCTCGTCAAGGCCTGA
- a CDS encoding response regulator transcription factor codes for MSDIAGSRIRMAIADDQALVRAGLRMVLEAEPDIDVVGEASDGHEAIELTRARQVDVVLMDVRMPRVDGIAATASIVAGPHPPRVLILTTFDLDEHAFAAIRAGASGFMLKDARPADLLAAIRAVHAGDAALAPRITRRMLELFGRDVPAEPTELSGEAASLTPRELEVLTAIGEGLSNAEIAERQFVAESTVKTHVGRLLTKLNARDRVHLVIYAYEHGLLRPQGRPRAD; via the coding sequence ATGTCCGACATCGCGGGCAGTCGAATCCGGATGGCGATCGCCGACGATCAGGCGCTCGTGCGCGCGGGCCTGCGCATGGTGCTCGAGGCGGAGCCCGACATCGACGTCGTCGGCGAGGCCTCCGATGGGCATGAGGCGATCGAGCTGACCCGCGCGCGTCAGGTGGACGTCGTTCTGATGGATGTGCGGATGCCGCGGGTCGACGGCATCGCCGCGACCGCGTCGATCGTGGCCGGCCCGCACCCTCCGCGGGTGCTGATCCTCACCACCTTCGACCTCGACGAGCACGCTTTCGCCGCGATCCGCGCCGGGGCGAGCGGGTTCATGCTGAAAGACGCCCGCCCGGCAGACCTCCTCGCCGCGATCCGCGCGGTGCACGCCGGGGATGCCGCGCTCGCGCCTCGCATCACTCGCCGCATGCTCGAGTTGTTCGGCCGGGACGTGCCGGCGGAGCCGACGGAGCTGTCCGGCGAAGCGGCATCGTTGACGCCTCGCGAGCTCGAGGTGCTGACCGCCATCGGCGAAGGCCTCAGCAACGCCGAGATCGCGGAGCGGCAGTTCGTCGCCGAGTCGACGGTGAAGACCCACGTCGGTCGGCTGCTGACGAAGCTGAACGCCCGCGACCGCGTACACCTCGTCATCTACGCGTACGAGCACGGACTGCTGCGTCCGCAGGGTCGCCCGCGCGCCGACTGA
- a CDS encoding heavy metal translocating P-type ATPase: MHPRAEEGHGGHAGHGGHAGHGDHVGQFRRLFWWNLILAAPVIAFSGMFAMLLGYSLPDQPWVPWISPVLGTVMYVWGGRPFLTGAVSELRSRTPGMMLLIALAITVAFVASWGSSLGILDHELDFWWELALLIVIMLLGHWIEMRSLAQTTSALDSLAALLPDEAERVEGDQTVTVAPSDLRIGDIVVVRPGGRVPADGRVVAGSASIDESMITGESKPVRREAGAAVVAGTVATDSGIRVEITAVGDDTALAGIQRLVTDAQNSSSRAQRIADRAAALLFWFALGAAALTMLVWTLVGNVDEGVILTITVLVIACPHALGLAIPLVVSIATERAARGGVLVKDRLALEQMRTVDTVLFDKTGTLTEGRPAVTAIEPAAGHDGTRVLALAAAAEADSEHPLAKAIVQAASDRGIVVPAASDFDSSPAVGVTATVEGARVRVGGPNLLAEEKAAELDVADQWRADGAIILHVVADGAVIGALRLADAVRNESRETVDALHRLDVQVVMITGDAEAVARSVADELGIDRVFAGVRPEDKSAKVQELQREGRKVAMVGDGVNDAPALAQADVGIAIGAGTDVAIASAGVILASDDPRSVLSVIQLSRASYRKMKQNLWWAAGYNLISVPLAAGVLAPIGFVLPMSVGAILMSLSTIVVALNAQLLRRLDLRPEASAAALRGGIPAFEENRSERITS; this comes from the coding sequence GTGCACCCTCGCGCTGAGGAGGGGCACGGCGGGCACGCGGGGCACGGGGGGCACGCGGGGCACGGCGACCACGTCGGGCAGTTCCGGCGCCTGTTCTGGTGGAACCTGATCCTGGCCGCGCCCGTCATCGCCTTCTCGGGCATGTTCGCCATGCTCCTCGGCTACTCCCTGCCCGATCAGCCCTGGGTCCCCTGGATCTCGCCCGTCCTCGGCACGGTCATGTACGTGTGGGGCGGCCGCCCCTTCCTCACCGGCGCGGTCAGCGAGCTGCGCTCGCGCACGCCCGGAATGATGCTCCTCATCGCCCTGGCGATCACGGTCGCGTTCGTCGCATCCTGGGGGTCGAGCCTCGGCATCCTCGATCACGAACTCGACTTCTGGTGGGAGCTCGCGCTCCTCATCGTGATCATGCTGCTCGGCCACTGGATCGAGATGCGCTCGCTCGCGCAGACCACCTCCGCGCTCGACTCGCTCGCCGCGCTGCTCCCCGACGAGGCGGAGCGCGTCGAGGGCGACCAGACCGTGACCGTCGCGCCGAGCGACCTGCGTATCGGCGACATCGTCGTCGTGCGACCCGGCGGACGCGTCCCCGCCGACGGTCGCGTCGTCGCGGGCTCGGCGAGCATCGACGAGTCGATGATCACGGGCGAGTCGAAGCCCGTGCGCCGCGAGGCCGGCGCCGCGGTCGTCGCGGGCACGGTCGCGACCGACTCCGGCATCCGCGTCGAGATCACCGCCGTCGGCGACGACACCGCTCTCGCGGGCATTCAGCGGCTCGTGACCGACGCGCAGAACTCCTCGTCACGCGCGCAGCGCATCGCCGACCGCGCCGCCGCCCTGCTGTTCTGGTTCGCGCTCGGCGCGGCCGCGTTGACGATGCTGGTCTGGACGCTCGTCGGCAACGTCGACGAGGGCGTCATCCTCACGATCACCGTGCTCGTGATCGCCTGCCCCCACGCGCTGGGCCTCGCGATTCCGCTCGTCGTCTCGATCGCGACCGAGCGGGCCGCGCGCGGCGGCGTGCTGGTCAAGGACCGCCTCGCCCTCGAGCAGATGCGCACCGTCGACACGGTCCTGTTCGACAAGACCGGCACCCTCACCGAGGGCCGCCCGGCCGTCACCGCGATCGAACCCGCGGCCGGTCACGACGGGACCCGTGTGCTTGCGCTCGCCGCGGCGGCCGAGGCCGACTCGGAGCACCCGCTCGCGAAGGCCATCGTGCAGGCCGCCTCCGATCGCGGGATCGTGGTGCCCGCGGCATCCGACTTCGACTCCTCGCCCGCGGTCGGCGTCACCGCCACCGTGGAGGGCGCCCGCGTGCGGGTCGGCGGGCCGAACCTCCTCGCCGAGGAGAAGGCCGCCGAGCTCGACGTCGCCGACCAGTGGCGCGCCGACGGCGCGATCATCCTGCACGTCGTCGCCGACGGGGCCGTGATCGGCGCGCTCCGCCTCGCCGACGCCGTGCGCAACGAGTCGCGCGAGACCGTCGATGCGCTGCACCGGCTGGACGTGCAGGTCGTCATGATCACCGGCGACGCCGAGGCCGTCGCCCGCTCGGTCGCCGACGAGCTCGGCATCGATCGGGTGTTCGCGGGCGTCCGTCCCGAAGACAAGAGCGCCAAGGTGCAGGAGCTGCAGCGCGAGGGCCGGAAGGTCGCGATGGTCGGCGACGGCGTGAACGACGCGCCCGCGCTCGCGCAGGCCGATGTCGGCATCGCGATCGGTGCGGGCACGGATGTCGCGATCGCGTCGGCCGGCGTCATCCTCGCCAGTGACGACCCGCGCTCCGTGCTCTCGGTCATCCAGCTCTCGCGCGCGAGCTACCGCAAGATGAAGCAGAACCTGTGGTGGGCCGCCGGCTACAACCTCATCTCGGTGCCGCTCGCCGCGGGCGTGCTCGCGCCGATCGGGTTCGTGCTTCCGATGTCGGTCGGTGCGATCCTGATGTCGTTGTCGACGATCGTCGTCGCGCTCAACGCCCAGCTGTTGCGCCGACTCGACCTGCGGCCCGAGGCCAGCGCGGCTGCGCTGCGTGGCGGCATCCCTGCTTTTGAAGAGAATCGTTCCGAGAGGATCACATCATGA